A portion of the Deinococcus peraridilitoris DSM 19664 genome contains these proteins:
- a CDS encoding GNAT family N-acetyltransferase, whose protein sequence is MTSLRRVTEPHDPVIRAFGTLQSSAYFEPDMLIPASYIARLLEWQTPERKNFLLVAEDAALLRGGTVFHLFADLNVGFSSFLAVAQEARGQGLARRLHDARFQLLDEAAGQPVLGVFIDVVNPERLSPADFEAEAAVGSDPFERRRVFGRLGFGQVDIRYEQPVGGPGGGPVTNMDLLFCPRQPLTSLPTDLVADTMRTYWTPWLGEERARRHARELAGRAGSARELRLLPPV, encoded by the coding sequence ATGACGTCGCTGCGCCGCGTGACTGAGCCCCACGATCCCGTTATCCGCGCTTTCGGAACCCTTCAGTCGAGCGCCTACTTCGAGCCTGACATGCTGATCCCGGCGTCTTATATCGCGCGCCTGCTGGAATGGCAGACGCCCGAGCGCAAAAACTTTCTGCTGGTGGCCGAGGACGCCGCCTTGCTGCGCGGAGGTACGGTGTTTCACCTGTTCGCCGACCTGAACGTCGGTTTTTCGAGCTTTCTGGCCGTGGCACAGGAGGCTCGGGGGCAGGGGCTGGCCCGACGGCTGCACGACGCCCGCTTTCAGCTGCTCGACGAGGCCGCAGGTCAGCCTGTGCTGGGGGTATTCATCGATGTGGTCAATCCCGAGCGCCTGAGCCCGGCAGATTTCGAGGCCGAAGCGGCGGTGGGCTCGGACCCCTTCGAGCGCCGCCGGGTCTTTGGGCGCCTGGGCTTTGGACAGGTGGACATCCGCTATGAACAGCCTGTGGGAGGTCCAGGCGGGGGCCCAGTGACCAACATGGACCTGCTGTTCTGCCCACGTCAGCCCCTGACCAGCCTGCCGACCGATCTGGTGGCGGACACCATGCGCACCTACTGGACGCCGTGGCTGGGAGAAGAGCGGGCGCGCAGACACGCGCGCGAGCTGGCGGGCCGGGCCGGGAGCGCCCGCGAGCTTCGTTTGCTGCCTCCTGTATGA
- a CDS encoding AAA family ATPase, producing the protein MANPTASSSAALAQQALSQLENVILGKPRQLRLALTCLLARGHLLIEDLPGVGKTSLAHALAGTLGLEFARVQFTSDLLPSDLIGVSVFEQDTQRFHFHPGPIFTQLLLADEINRATPKTQSALLEAMEERQVSIERETRALPEPFFVIGTQNPADQLGTFKLPESQLDRFLMVLSLGYPDAVAERALLQGGSRRDQSKTLPAVLSLSALQAAQDEVSRVYVSGALLDYVQLLLKATRESPVFRTGLSPRAALGLMAAARGWAWLDGRDLVLPEDVQAVFPAVAAHRLPLRTSGAPDRPSVLALLAATRIP; encoded by the coding sequence ATGGCGAACCCGACCGCCTCTTCTAGTGCGGCACTCGCTCAGCAGGCGTTGTCGCAACTGGAAAACGTCATTCTGGGAAAACCTCGGCAATTGCGTCTGGCACTCACCTGCCTGCTGGCACGCGGGCACCTCCTGATCGAGGATCTGCCCGGTGTGGGCAAGACGTCACTGGCCCACGCCCTCGCAGGAACGCTGGGTCTGGAGTTCGCGCGGGTCCAGTTCACGAGTGACCTGCTGCCTTCGGACCTGATCGGCGTGAGCGTGTTCGAGCAGGACACGCAGCGCTTCCATTTCCATCCCGGACCGATCTTTACGCAGCTGCTGCTGGCCGACGAGATCAACCGCGCCACACCCAAAACCCAGTCGGCGCTGCTCGAAGCCATGGAAGAGCGGCAGGTCAGCATCGAGCGCGAGACACGCGCGCTGCCCGAGCCATTTTTTGTAATCGGCACGCAGAACCCGGCCGACCAGCTGGGGACCTTCAAACTGCCCGAATCCCAGCTCGACCGGTTTCTGATGGTGCTCTCGCTGGGATACCCCGACGCCGTGGCCGAGCGCGCCCTGTTGCAAGGCGGCAGTCGGCGCGACCAGAGCAAGACACTGCCCGCCGTGCTGTCGCTGTCGGCATTGCAGGCCGCGCAAGACGAAGTATCCCGGGTCTACGTGTCAGGAGCGCTGCTCGATTACGTGCAGCTGCTGCTGAAAGCCACCCGGGAATCACCGGTGTTCCGCACCGGCCTGAGCCCACGGGCGGCGCTCGGCCTGATGGCCGCCGCACGAGGCTGGGCCTGGCTGGACGGTCGTGACCTGGTGCTGCCCGAGGACGTGCAGGCAGTGTTTCCGGCCGTCGCTGCTCACCGCTTGCCGCTGCGCACCAGCGGCGCCCCCGACCGGCCTTCCGTTCTCGCCTTGCTCGCCGCAACCCGTATTCCATGA
- a CDS encoding VLRF1 family aeRF1-type release factor — protein MLNKSDIERIQNLPDDSMVLMAVVNVNPAVVDNEATGLPVRAKSMMSDAGVPPTLMNRVLDDLERARSEFGKSVFYVVNEDMFERYDIQVDLPERFHYGRPLKSMVPNVLEFMPSIGVLAVDREWARFFVLEQGELSEIRRRENVRLDDGDRWDTMVSGTRHVPGAPGAGGAGRNQPGSGPRSDSGYDLFEAREAANQQRFYNDLSKQLTKLMQQHGLKHLVLVGPVQRIADFKAEISDKAPFEIIGTTNVGSGVGWADPEHILERLQPMIEDLKRLEEDRLMEEIQEHGVMEMENLLQMIQQAQIYKLVIPEDGSQIHIMRSHNRDVPYFTSKKDVAHSPLDDSLMERVALDEVLPDFVTLYGVDIRRVHGDNAQKLVKEYGGLAGIPRY, from the coding sequence ATGCTGAACAAAAGCGATATCGAGCGAATTCAAAATCTTCCAGATGATTCCATGGTGCTGATGGCGGTCGTGAACGTGAACCCTGCCGTCGTGGACAACGAAGCCACCGGTCTGCCCGTGCGGGCCAAAAGCATGATGAGTGACGCTGGCGTTCCCCCCACCCTGATGAACCGCGTCCTTGACGACCTTGAGCGGGCACGCAGCGAATTTGGCAAAAGTGTCTTTTATGTCGTGAACGAGGACATGTTCGAGCGCTACGACATTCAGGTCGACCTGCCCGAACGCTTTCACTACGGGCGGCCTCTTAAATCGATGGTGCCCAACGTGCTGGAATTCATGCCCAGCATTGGCGTACTCGCCGTGGACCGCGAGTGGGCACGTTTCTTTGTGCTGGAGCAGGGGGAGCTCTCGGAAATCCGCCGCCGGGAGAACGTCCGTCTTGACGACGGTGACCGCTGGGACACCATGGTTTCCGGCACGCGTCATGTGCCGGGCGCGCCTGGCGCGGGTGGTGCGGGACGTAACCAACCCGGCAGCGGACCCCGGAGCGACAGTGGCTACGACCTCTTTGAGGCGCGCGAAGCAGCAAATCAGCAGCGCTTTTACAATGACCTCTCCAAGCAGCTGACCAAACTGATGCAGCAGCACGGTCTGAAGCACCTGGTGCTGGTCGGTCCGGTGCAGCGCATCGCGGATTTCAAGGCCGAAATCTCAGACAAGGCGCCGTTTGAGATCATCGGCACGACCAACGTAGGCAGCGGGGTCGGCTGGGCAGACCCGGAACACATTCTGGAGCGCCTGCAACCCATGATCGAAGACCTCAAGCGTCTCGAAGAAGACCGCTTGATGGAGGAGATTCAGGAGCATGGCGTGATGGAGATGGAAAATCTGCTGCAGATGATTCAGCAGGCACAAATCTACAAGCTGGTGATTCCCGAGGACGGCTCGCAGATCCACATCATGCGCAGCCATAACCGTGACGTGCCGTACTTTACCAGCAAAAAAGACGTGGCCCACAGCCCGCTTGACGACAGCCTGATGGAGCGTGTGGCCCTCGACGAGGTGCTGCCGGACTTCGTGACCCTCTACGGCGTGGACATCCGCCGCGTGCACGGTGACAACGCGCAGAAGCTGGTCAAGGAGTACGGCGGCCTGGCCGGTATTCCGCGCTACTGA
- a CDS encoding AI-2E family transporter, with amino-acid sequence MSQPGPFGQQRPQIIIVNLVPAALTVLGLLALYNFFGLVRGPLLVIVLATLLAAAINPIVIWLEERLNIARGLAAGLTVLLALTVIIGTSVLVLPLLISQLVNFFTGLSFDLDLLEDRFDTWLERFPFLQPLIEDDILAQVGEQAVGIASGALSQTLSVTASLLTSFAFAVIALILILFTLARPGPLVQGLLGAIPQGYRQRTKNVAERVLQQLGAWGRSVLLVMLIVGVVMGLGLYLLGVENWLLYGVLAALGELIPNIGPILAVLPPVLFTLAEDPDKALWVALLALVVQQLESHVLTPFVLGGAAHMHPVSVTVGVLIFGSVFGVIGAFLTVPFMIILKAVYEEFYLAGQRQVSEQEALEVVGEHSESGK; translated from the coding sequence ATGAGCCAACCCGGTCCCTTTGGTCAACAGCGTCCACAGATCATCATCGTCAACCTCGTTCCTGCCGCCCTGACCGTGCTCGGCCTGCTGGCCCTCTACAACTTTTTCGGACTGGTGCGCGGGCCGCTGCTGGTGATCGTGCTGGCCACCCTGCTGGCCGCGGCCATCAATCCCATCGTGATCTGGCTGGAAGAGAGGCTCAACATCGCGCGTGGGCTGGCTGCCGGGCTCACGGTCCTGCTGGCCCTCACGGTGATCATCGGAACCAGCGTGCTGGTGCTGCCGCTGCTGATCTCACAGCTGGTGAACTTCTTTACGGGGCTGTCTTTTGACCTTGACCTCCTGGAAGACCGCTTCGACACCTGGCTGGAGCGCTTTCCCTTTCTGCAGCCACTGATCGAGGACGATATCCTGGCCCAGGTCGGAGAGCAGGCAGTGGGCATTGCCAGTGGCGCCCTGTCGCAGACCTTGAGCGTCACGGCGTCCCTGCTGACCTCATTCGCATTTGCGGTCATCGCGCTGATTCTGATCCTGTTCACACTGGCCCGACCAGGACCGCTGGTGCAGGGACTGCTCGGCGCGATTCCCCAAGGTTACCGGCAGCGCACCAAGAACGTCGCCGAGCGGGTCTTGCAGCAGCTGGGCGCCTGGGGCCGCAGCGTGCTGCTGGTGATGCTGATCGTGGGCGTGGTGATGGGGCTGGGGCTGTATCTGCTCGGCGTGGAGAACTGGCTGCTCTACGGCGTGCTGGCCGCGCTGGGTGAACTGATTCCCAACATCGGGCCGATCCTGGCCGTGCTGCCACCCGTGCTGTTCACGCTGGCCGAAGACCCAGACAAGGCGCTGTGGGTGGCCCTGCTTGCCCTGGTCGTGCAGCAGCTCGAAAGCCACGTGCTGACTCCCTTCGTGCTGGGCGGGGCCGCCCACATGCACCCGGTCTCGGTCACGGTCGGCGTACTGATTTTCGGCAGCGTGTTCGGCGTGATCGGCGCCTTTCTGACAGTACCGTTCATGATCATCCTCAAAGCGGTCTACGAGGAGTTTTACCTGGCGGGCCAGCGCCAGGTCAGCGAGCAGGAAGCCCTGGAAGTCGTGGGAGAGCATTCAGAATCGGGCAAATAA
- a CDS encoding DUF58 domain-containing protein → MKRTTLRRHPTRILILPTRFGLVFSGVAVLTLIGCVNYQLSLGYALTFLLLSLWMISAVHASRALSCTPVSLAVGPGGRTFAGEPVHFPVTLTTSADSEGLPITVKAAGTTLTIEIWAEGVARETLTLPSTRRGIFTLPVVRLSRPDPLGLWRAVQHVNTRSLSLVFPAPEENAPLPPEFAVGTAESFQQRALGDEDFHALRSYVRGDAPGRIAWRHAARTGRLHTKLFDAPGVRALRLSWDATATLRDPEARLSRLTAWVLHAERLGQAFDLELPGESLPPGAGPAHALRALSALALYDPEAKAHRAPVTAHIG, encoded by the coding sequence ATGAAGCGCACGACGTTGAGGCGTCACCCGACGCGAATACTGATTCTGCCTACCCGGTTTGGCCTGGTGTTCAGCGGCGTGGCCGTGCTGACCCTGATCGGCTGCGTCAATTACCAGCTCAGCCTGGGATACGCGCTGACGTTTCTGCTGCTCTCCCTGTGGATGATCAGTGCGGTGCACGCTTCACGGGCGCTGAGCTGCACGCCGGTCTCGCTGGCGGTCGGCCCCGGCGGGCGGACCTTCGCGGGTGAACCCGTCCATTTTCCGGTCACGCTGACCACCTCAGCGGACTCCGAAGGGCTACCCATCACCGTCAAGGCGGCGGGAACCACGCTGACCATCGAAATCTGGGCAGAAGGTGTGGCGCGCGAAACCCTGACGCTGCCCAGCACGCGCCGCGGAATCTTCACTCTTCCGGTCGTGCGGCTCAGCCGACCCGACCCGCTGGGGCTGTGGCGCGCCGTGCAGCACGTGAATACCCGCAGTCTGAGCCTGGTGTTTCCCGCACCCGAGGAGAACGCTCCACTACCACCCGAGTTTGCCGTAGGCACCGCCGAGTCCTTTCAGCAGCGCGCTCTGGGTGACGAAGACTTTCACGCGCTGCGGTCTTACGTGCGTGGCGACGCGCCCGGACGGATCGCCTGGCGCCACGCCGCACGCACGGGCAGGTTGCACACCAAACTCTTCGACGCCCCCGGTGTTCGCGCACTGCGACTTTCCTGGGACGCCACCGCCACGCTGCGTGACCCGGAGGCGCGACTGTCCCGGCTGACCGCCTGGGTCCTGCACGCCGAGCGCCTCGGGCAGGCTTTCGATCTGGAGCTTCCAGGCGAGTCACTGCCACCGGGCGCAGGCCCGGCCCACGCGCTTCGGGCCCTCAGTGCGCTGGCGCTGTATGACCCCGAGGCAAAAGCACACCGGGCGCCGGTTACAGCGCACATCGGGTGA
- a CDS encoding TVP38/TMEM64 family protein, producing the protein MTDKQAKQQGEQENDSPQKASKLSWLIPLAIVLSLVLLYFVLPGFRNFVNEAYGILTSGDRRRIEQWVSSFGAWGPVAVLAFMVAQTVIPVIPSVLIMVVAVLAYGSLWGGVLTYGGLLLAAFVAYGLGRSLGPVTVDKLIGHDTEQKMEGYVRDYGLWAVIVARVSPVVSTDAVSIVAGLARMGFLRFMLATAVGTLPLTALIAYLGADIERLQTGLIWVSVISVALFLGYVVYDRRKKAGSRSP; encoded by the coding sequence ATGACCGACAAGCAGGCAAAGCAACAAGGCGAACAGGAAAACGACTCTCCCCAGAAGGCGAGCAAACTCAGCTGGCTGATTCCGCTGGCCATCGTGCTGTCGCTGGTGCTGCTGTACTTCGTGCTGCCGGGCTTCCGGAATTTCGTGAACGAGGCGTACGGCATCCTGACCAGCGGAGACCGGCGCCGAATCGAGCAGTGGGTAAGCAGCTTCGGCGCCTGGGGACCGGTGGCGGTTCTGGCCTTCATGGTGGCGCAGACGGTCATTCCAGTGATTCCCTCGGTACTGATCATGGTGGTCGCGGTCCTGGCCTACGGTTCATTGTGGGGTGGAGTGCTGACGTACGGCGGTCTGCTGCTGGCGGCCTTTGTGGCCTACGGACTGGGGCGCTCGCTCGGACCCGTCACGGTCGATAAACTGATCGGCCACGACACCGAGCAGAAGATGGAAGGGTACGTGCGTGACTACGGGCTGTGGGCGGTGATCGTCGCGCGGGTGTCACCGGTGGTGTCCACCGACGCGGTGAGCATTGTGGCGGGCCTGGCACGCATGGGATTTTTGCGCTTCATGCTGGCGACCGCCGTGGGCACCCTGCCACTCACGGCCCTGATCGCTTATCTGGGTGCGGACATCGAGCGGCTGCAGACCGGCCTGATCTGGGTGTCGGTCATCAGCGTCGCGCTCTTTCTGGGTTACGTGGTGTACGACCGGCGGAAAAAAGCAGGATCCCGGTCCCCCTGA
- a CDS encoding transglutaminase TgpA family protein, translating to MKGATVPPAPLPVTALYVTVAAFALTALPTLLRVPFWQGLLLGLLLSWRLAITRWGWHVPWTPLLLALVVVSTWGIAREYGTLIGRDGGTAVLITLVAFKLLEIRTRRDARVVLVLGYFVTASHFFFAQDTLTALHALSATFALTLALLVWQVPTARHSGTQLRRLARQSARLLGQAAPLTLALFVLFPRPDGPLWQMPVVSRQATTGLSDEVTPGSVSSLAQDDAVAFRAQFAAQPPAPGELYWRAYVHETFDGRSWRRSRPQSGRPTVYALSPTIAYSLTLEPNGRPQVFTLDVPTSLPPHSAIDADLQASLESPVATRTRLGLNAVTAYRYGLDASSEQLERNLYVPEGGNPQTRLLAGRWATLPPAKRVQAALELFRTGGYQYTLDPPGLPAQNPMDALLFGTRRGFCEHYAGAFAYLMRLSGVPARLVTGYQGGQNNGNYLIVRQANAHAWTEVWLDGEGWQRIDPTAALAPARLTGGLAAALPARQLPALLQAQPHWLSRLNLKLDAVHHAWNEWVIGYDGVRQRALLARLGIGAPGSAGYLLLLLGLSCAGLAAAFLTRRARRVPLPQLERAFQLLCAKLRLTRHPSETLSAYTVRATRLYPDDAAELRALVSEYQRLKYGPGTDTGQLYEFQLRIRRLRLTRRAQA from the coding sequence ATGAAAGGCGCGACGGTCCCTCCTGCCCCGCTGCCTGTCACGGCGCTGTATGTCACGGTGGCCGCCTTCGCGCTGACCGCCCTGCCAACGCTGCTGCGCGTGCCTTTCTGGCAGGGGCTGCTGCTGGGCCTGCTGTTGAGCTGGCGTCTGGCCATCACCCGTTGGGGCTGGCACGTGCCGTGGACTCCGCTGCTGCTCGCGCTGGTCGTGGTCAGCACCTGGGGTATAGCGCGCGAGTACGGCACGCTGATCGGCCGGGACGGCGGGACGGCAGTGCTGATCACGCTGGTGGCCTTCAAGCTGCTGGAAATCCGCACGCGCCGCGACGCCCGGGTGGTGCTGGTGCTGGGATACTTCGTGACAGCCTCGCACTTCTTTTTTGCACAGGATACCCTGACTGCCCTGCATGCCCTCAGCGCCACCTTTGCGCTCACGCTGGCCCTGCTGGTGTGGCAGGTGCCCACTGCGCGCCACTCTGGCACGCAACTGAGACGCCTCGCCCGGCAATCGGCCCGCCTGCTGGGGCAGGCCGCGCCGCTGACGCTGGCGCTGTTCGTGCTGTTTCCCCGGCCCGACGGTCCGCTGTGGCAGATGCCAGTGGTCAGCCGTCAGGCCACGACGGGGCTGTCGGACGAGGTGACGCCTGGGTCCGTGTCGAGCCTCGCTCAGGATGACGCGGTGGCCTTTCGAGCCCAATTCGCTGCGCAGCCTCCCGCGCCAGGCGAGCTGTACTGGCGTGCCTACGTACACGAGACTTTCGATGGCCGCAGCTGGCGCCGTTCGCGTCCGCAAAGCGGACGGCCGACCGTGTATGCGCTGAGCCCCACCATCGCGTATTCCCTGACGCTCGAACCGAACGGCAGGCCACAGGTGTTCACGCTGGACGTGCCGACCAGCCTGCCGCCCCACAGCGCCATCGACGCCGACCTGCAGGCCTCGCTCGAATCGCCCGTGGCCACCCGGACCCGCCTCGGCCTGAACGCCGTGACCGCGTACCGCTACGGCCTGGACGCTTCCAGCGAGCAGCTTGAGCGCAACCTGTACGTTCCGGAGGGCGGCAATCCCCAAACGCGCCTGCTGGCCGGGCGCTGGGCGACACTGCCGCCCGCGAAACGCGTGCAGGCAGCGCTGGAACTGTTTCGCACGGGAGGCTACCAGTACACCCTCGATCCTCCAGGGCTGCCCGCCCAAAACCCGATGGACGCCCTGCTGTTTGGCACCCGGCGCGGGTTCTGCGAACACTACGCGGGAGCCTTTGCCTACCTGATGCGCCTGAGCGGTGTCCCGGCGCGTCTCGTGACAGGCTACCAGGGCGGGCAGAACAACGGCAATTACCTGATCGTGCGGCAAGCGAACGCGCACGCCTGGACCGAGGTGTGGCTGGACGGTGAAGGCTGGCAGCGCATCGATCCCACCGCGGCGCTCGCCCCGGCCCGCCTCACGGGAGGACTCGCCGCCGCGCTGCCGGCCCGTCAGCTGCCCGCGCTTCTGCAGGCACAACCGCACTGGCTGAGCCGGCTCAATTTAAAGCTTGACGCCGTTCATCACGCCTGGAACGAGTGGGTGATCGGTTATGACGGCGTCCGGCAACGTGCGCTGCTGGCCCGGTTGGGCATCGGTGCACCCGGCAGCGCCGGCTACCTGCTGTTGCTGCTGGGCCTCTCGTGCGCGGGACTGGCAGCCGCGTTCCTGACTCGCCGGGCGCGCCGGGTGCCACTGCCGCAGCTGGAACGCGCGTTCCAGCTGCTCTGCGCCAAGTTGCGCCTGACGCGTCATCCCAGCGAGACCCTCAGCGCTTACACGGTGCGGGCCACCCGGCTCTACCCGGATGACGCCGCCGAGCTGAGGGCGCTGGTCAGCGAGTATCAGCGCCTGAAGTACGGCCCGGGCACCGACACGGGGCAGTTGTACGAGTTTCAGCTGCGCATCCGGCGCCTGCGCCTAACCCGGCGCGCACAGGCGTAG
- the glmS gene encoding glutamine--fructose-6-phosphate transaminase (isomerizing) has protein sequence MCGIVGYVGHRNAKDVLIDGLAKLEYRGYDSAGVAVKTAQGLEVRKRAGKLANLAGDLELTPISGTLGIGHTRWATHGLPNDTNAHPHATEDGRIVIIHNGIIENYLALKEGLLGRGHAFQSETDSEVLAHLIEEKYQGDLEAAVRGALREVRGAYGIVVTHVDHREIVAARTVSPLVMGVGEGEMFLASDVPALLPYTRSMIFLHDGDLVVLSDDGYRITNLAGETQARDVTHIDWDAEAAEKGGYDTYMLKEIYEQPQALTNTLIGRLHDETGEVNLDISLDPASFKRISIVACGTAYYASLVGEYLIEQLARIPVEVDVASEYRYRSPLVNENTLVIVVSQSGETIDTLEALKEAKKYGAKTLGVINAKGSSMTREVDDVLYIHAGPEIGVASTKAYTSMVSAMLLLALWLGRARGSLNAEKGAELLAAVRELPRLVEEALAPERVENITRIAEKYHQARDYLFLGRGVNAPTAFEGALKLKEISYIHAEAYASGEMKHGPIALIDEHLPVVVVATDSFLLEKTISNIQEVRARSGKVIAVVSDGDTEAARHADDVIFVPRADEMVSPVVNAVAMQLLAYHTATALNRDVDKPRNLAKSVTVE, from the coding sequence ATGTGCGGAATTGTCGGATACGTAGGACACCGGAACGCCAAAGACGTGTTGATCGATGGCCTGGCCAAGCTGGAATACCGTGGTTATGACAGCGCGGGCGTCGCGGTCAAGACCGCTCAGGGGCTGGAGGTCCGCAAGCGGGCGGGCAAACTGGCCAACCTCGCCGGTGACCTCGAACTCACCCCGATCTCGGGCACCCTGGGCATCGGGCACACCCGCTGGGCGACCCACGGCCTGCCCAACGACACCAACGCCCATCCGCACGCCACCGAGGACGGGCGCATCGTGATCATTCACAACGGCATCATCGAGAATTACCTGGCGCTCAAGGAAGGCCTGCTGGGACGCGGACACGCCTTTCAGAGCGAGACTGACAGTGAAGTCCTGGCGCATCTGATCGAAGAAAAGTACCAGGGTGACCTCGAGGCGGCCGTCCGTGGCGCCCTCAGAGAAGTGCGCGGCGCCTACGGCATCGTGGTGACGCATGTCGATCACCGCGAAATCGTGGCGGCCCGCACCGTCAGTCCCCTCGTGATGGGCGTCGGGGAAGGGGAGATGTTCCTCGCGAGTGACGTGCCCGCGTTGCTGCCCTACACCCGCAGCATGATTTTCTTGCATGACGGCGACCTGGTGGTCCTGAGCGACGACGGCTACCGGATCACCAATCTGGCCGGTGAAACGCAGGCGCGCGACGTGACTCATATCGACTGGGACGCCGAAGCAGCCGAAAAAGGTGGTTACGACACCTACATGCTCAAGGAGATCTACGAGCAGCCCCAGGCCCTCACCAACACCCTGATCGGGCGCCTGCACGACGAGACCGGCGAGGTGAACCTCGACATCAGTCTCGATCCAGCCTCGTTCAAGCGCATCAGCATCGTGGCCTGCGGCACGGCCTACTACGCCAGCTTGGTCGGCGAGTACCTGATCGAGCAGCTGGCGCGCATTCCCGTCGAAGTGGACGTCGCGAGCGAGTACCGCTACCGTTCGCCGCTGGTCAACGAAAACACCCTGGTGATCGTGGTCAGCCAGTCGGGCGAGACCATCGATACTCTCGAGGCGCTCAAGGAAGCCAAGAAGTACGGCGCAAAGACCCTGGGGGTGATCAACGCCAAGGGGTCCTCCATGACGCGCGAGGTGGACGACGTGCTCTACATTCACGCCGGGCCCGAGATCGGTGTGGCGAGCACCAAGGCCTACACCTCGATGGTGAGCGCCATGCTGCTGCTGGCCCTGTGGCTCGGGCGCGCGCGGGGCAGCCTGAACGCCGAAAAGGGTGCCGAACTGCTCGCGGCGGTGCGCGAACTGCCCCGCCTGGTCGAGGAGGCCCTGGCCCCCGAGCGGGTGGAGAACATCACCCGTATCGCGGAGAAGTACCACCAGGCGCGCGATTACCTGTTCCTGGGACGCGGCGTGAACGCGCCGACTGCGTTCGAAGGTGCCTTGAAGCTCAAGGAGATCAGCTACATCCACGCTGAAGCCTACGCGTCGGGCGAGATGAAGCACGGCCCGATCGCCCTGATCGACGAGCACCTGCCGGTGGTGGTCGTGGCGACCGACAGTTTCCTCTTGGAAAAAACCATCAGCAATATTCAGGAAGTGCGGGCACGCAGTGGCAAAGTCATCGCCGTCGTGTCCGACGGAGACACCGAGGCGGCGCGGCACGCTGATGACGTGATCTTCGTGCCGCGTGCCGACGAAATGGTCAGCCCGGTCGTGAACGCCGTGGCGATGCAGCTGCTCGCCTACCACACCGCGACGGCACTGAACAGGGACGTCGACAAGCCCCGCAATCTCGCCAAAAGCGTCACCGTGGAATGA